A section of the Larus michahellis chromosome 1, bLarMic1.1, whole genome shotgun sequence genome encodes:
- the IRF5 gene encoding interferon regulatory factor 5 isoform X3, with product MLGPAMNPPPRRVRLKPWLVAQVSSQRYPGLQWLDPERRRFAIPWHHATRHPPGPQDHDTIFKAWAQETGKFTAGVDEPDPAKWKANLRCALNKSREFRLLFDGTKATPLQPYKVYELCQGPAGGADGVAEDDYDCGGEEDVSQLQKMTSLSIDDTRHGGDLLPPYPWSKEEPPFGSACPPGPFAPPPPTLLPGEVGGTHGTPELPPAAIAETGPPLGTLGAPATCPLAPMEHVIPNLLISPHMLPLTDLEIKFQYRGRQVCVLTISNPHGCRLFHSSLEPTQEQVELFGPLTLEQVRFPATDAIPNEKQRFYTHQLLDVLDRGLILELQGQDIYAIRLCQCKVFWTGPCAAHHGGPNPIEREKKTKLFSLEGFLNGLILFQKGQTTTPPPFEIFFCFGEEWPDQKPKEKKLITVQVVPVAARLLLEMFSGELSWSADSIPLQISHPDLKDKMVEQFKELHQLWQNQQRLPQPGPAPWSLPH from the exons ATGCTTG gTCCCGCCATgaaccccccgccccgccgggtgCGGCTGAAGCCCTGGCTGGTGGCCCAGGTCAGTAGCCAGCGCTACCCGGGGCTGCAGTGGCTGGACCCCGAGCGACGCCGCTTCGCCATCCCCTGGCACCACGCCACCCGCCACCCCCCCGGGCCCCAGGACCACGACACCATCTTCAAG GCGTGGGCGCAGGAGACGGGGAAGTTCACGGCGGGGGTGGACGAGCCGGACCCCGCCAAGTGGAAGGCCAACCTGCGCTGCGCCCTCAACAAGAGCCGGGAGTTCCGCCTGCTCTTCGACGGCACCAAGGCCACCCCCCTCCAGCCCTACAAGGTCTACGAGCTCTGCCAGGGCCCCGCCGGGGGCGCAG ATGGGGTGGCCGAGGACGACTACGACTGCGGTGGGGAGGAGGACGTCAGCCAG CTCCAGAAGATGACGTCGCTGAGCATCGACG ACACCCGGCACGGGGGGGACCTGCTGCCCCCCTACCCCTGGTCCAAGGAGGAGCCCCCCTTCGGCAGCGCTTGCCCCCCGGGGCCCTTCGCGCCGCCCCCCCCGacgctgctccctggggaggtggggggcacccacgggACCCCTGAgctgccccccgccgccatcGCTGAGACGGGACCCCCCCTGGGCACCCTGGGGGCCCCGGCCACCTGCCCGCTGGCACCCATGGAGCACGTCATCCCCAACCTGCTCATCAGCCCCCACATGCTGCCGC TGACCGACCTGGAGATCAAGTTCCAGTACCGGGGCCGCCAGGTCTGTGTCCTCACCATCAGCAACCCCCACGGCTGCCGCCTCTTCCACAGCAGCCTGGagcccacgcaggagcaggtGGAGCTCTTCGGGCCGCTGACGCTGGAGCAGGTCCGCTTCCCCGCCACCGACGCCATCCCCAACGAGAAGCAACGGTTCTACACCCACCAGCTGCTGGACGTGCTGGACCGAGGGCTCATCCTGGAGCTGCAGGGCCAGGACATCTACGCCATCCGCCTCTGCCAGTGCAAGGTCTTCTGGACGGGCCCCTGCGCCGCCCACCACGGCGGCCCCAACCCCATCGAGAGGGAGAAGAAGACCaagctcttcagcctggagggctTTCTCAACG GCCTCATCCTGTTCCAGAAGGGGcagaccaccacccccccgcccttcGAGATCTTCTTCTGCTTCGGCGAGGAGTGGCCCGACCAGAAGCCCAAGGAGAAAAAGCTCATCACGGTGCag GTGGTGCCGGTGGCGGCGCGGTTGCTGCTGGAGATGTTCTCGGGCGAGTTGTCCTGGTCGGCCGACAGCATCCCCCTGCAGATCTCCCACCCCGACCTCAAGGACAAGATGGTGGAGCAGTTCAAGGAGCTCCACCAGCTCTGGCAGAACCAGCAGCgcctgccccagcccggccccgcgccctggtccctgccccactga
- the IRF5 gene encoding interferon regulatory factor 5 isoform X2, translating to MVVPPSAQGHAHFPAHRSSLPPLSPPPHPYPAPRPPPPPRCQATCRSEGRGEWEGGVVSLKGAARVKGRWGHEWGHGWGHGPHPGQGVAGGWGVAGHSLRKRRAAAAAAAAERGCPAMNPPPRRVRLKPWLVAQVSSQRYPGLQWLDPERRRFAIPWHHATRHPPGPQDHDTIFKAWAQETGKFTAGVDEPDPAKWKANLRCALNKSREFRLLFDGTKATPLQPYKVYELCQGPAGGADGVAEDDYDCGGEEDVSQLQKMTSLSIDDTRHGGDLLPPYPWSKEEPPFGSACPPGPFAPPPPTLLPGEVGGTHGTPELPPAAIAETGPPLGTLGAPATCPLAPMEHVIPNLLISPHMLPLTDLEIKFQYRGRQVCVLTISNPHGCRLFHSSLEPTQEQVELFGPLTLEQVRFPATDAIPNEKQRFYTHQLLDVLDRGLILELQGQDIYAIRLCQCKVFWTGPCAAHHGGPNPIEREKKTKLFSLEGFLNGLILFQKGQTTTPPPFEIFFCFGEEWPDQKPKEKKLITVQVVPVAARLLLEMFSGELSWSADSIPLQISHPDLKDKMVEQFKELHQLWQNQQRLPQPGPAPWSLPH from the exons aTGGTCGTCCCGCCCAGCGCTCAAGGCCACGCCCATTTCCCCGCCCACCGCTCTTCGCTCCCGCCCCTATCCCCGCCCCCTCATCCCTaccccgcccctcgccccccccccccgccgcgttGCCAGGCAACGTGCCgcagtgaggggaggggggagtgggaggggggCGTGGTCTCCCTTAAAGGGGCCGCGCGGGTGAAGGGAAGGTGGGGACACgagtggggacacgggtggggacaCGGGCCACACCCCGGTCAGGGCGTGGCCGGAGGGTGGGGCGTGGCCGGCCACTCCCTGCGGAagcgccgggcggcggcggcggcggcggccgcggagCGTGGGT gTCCCGCCATgaaccccccgccccgccgggtgCGGCTGAAGCCCTGGCTGGTGGCCCAGGTCAGTAGCCAGCGCTACCCGGGGCTGCAGTGGCTGGACCCCGAGCGACGCCGCTTCGCCATCCCCTGGCACCACGCCACCCGCCACCCCCCCGGGCCCCAGGACCACGACACCATCTTCAAG GCGTGGGCGCAGGAGACGGGGAAGTTCACGGCGGGGGTGGACGAGCCGGACCCCGCCAAGTGGAAGGCCAACCTGCGCTGCGCCCTCAACAAGAGCCGGGAGTTCCGCCTGCTCTTCGACGGCACCAAGGCCACCCCCCTCCAGCCCTACAAGGTCTACGAGCTCTGCCAGGGCCCCGCCGGGGGCGCAG ATGGGGTGGCCGAGGACGACTACGACTGCGGTGGGGAGGAGGACGTCAGCCAG CTCCAGAAGATGACGTCGCTGAGCATCGACG ACACCCGGCACGGGGGGGACCTGCTGCCCCCCTACCCCTGGTCCAAGGAGGAGCCCCCCTTCGGCAGCGCTTGCCCCCCGGGGCCCTTCGCGCCGCCCCCCCCGacgctgctccctggggaggtggggggcacccacgggACCCCTGAgctgccccccgccgccatcGCTGAGACGGGACCCCCCCTGGGCACCCTGGGGGCCCCGGCCACCTGCCCGCTGGCACCCATGGAGCACGTCATCCCCAACCTGCTCATCAGCCCCCACATGCTGCCGC TGACCGACCTGGAGATCAAGTTCCAGTACCGGGGCCGCCAGGTCTGTGTCCTCACCATCAGCAACCCCCACGGCTGCCGCCTCTTCCACAGCAGCCTGGagcccacgcaggagcaggtGGAGCTCTTCGGGCCGCTGACGCTGGAGCAGGTCCGCTTCCCCGCCACCGACGCCATCCCCAACGAGAAGCAACGGTTCTACACCCACCAGCTGCTGGACGTGCTGGACCGAGGGCTCATCCTGGAGCTGCAGGGCCAGGACATCTACGCCATCCGCCTCTGCCAGTGCAAGGTCTTCTGGACGGGCCCCTGCGCCGCCCACCACGGCGGCCCCAACCCCATCGAGAGGGAGAAGAAGACCaagctcttcagcctggagggctTTCTCAACG GCCTCATCCTGTTCCAGAAGGGGcagaccaccacccccccgcccttcGAGATCTTCTTCTGCTTCGGCGAGGAGTGGCCCGACCAGAAGCCCAAGGAGAAAAAGCTCATCACGGTGCag GTGGTGCCGGTGGCGGCGCGGTTGCTGCTGGAGATGTTCTCGGGCGAGTTGTCCTGGTCGGCCGACAGCATCCCCCTGCAGATCTCCCACCCCGACCTCAAGGACAAGATGGTGGAGCAGTTCAAGGAGCTCCACCAGCTCTGGCAGAACCAGCAGCgcctgccccagcccggccccgcgccctggtccctgccccactga
- the IRF5 gene encoding interferon regulatory factor 5 isoform X1 has protein sequence MVGWWWPWVWGGHGVAGWWWPWAWGGRGVAGQEWPWHGPRRAADVRVPFISDRPGDQVPVPGPPGLCPHHQQPPRLPPLPQQPGAHAGAGGALRAADAGAGPLPRHRRHPQREATVLHPPAAGRAGPRAHPGAAGPGHLRHPPLPVQGLLDGPLRRPPRRPQPHREGEEDQALQPGGLSQRPHPVPEGADHHPPALRDLLLLRRGVARPEAQGEKAHHGAGGAGGGAVAAGDVLGRVVLVGRQHPPADLPPRPQGQDGGAVQGAPPALAEPAAPAPARPRALVPAPLRVGGHEGHHLGLVELGPSTTHPKLVELGPPIAIPSWWSWDPPSTVPILGWWSWCHPLPIPSWWSWDHPLPIPSWWNWCHPSPIPIPSWWSWGHPSPIPSWWSWDPPQHRPHPGLVELGPPIAIPGWWNWGHPTPSPSWAGGAGATHCPSPSQAGGAGATHRHPRLVELGPPNTVPISSWWSWGHPPPIPSWWNWDPPRHRPHPGLVELGPSTAHPKLVELVPPIAHPHPQLVELVPPIPILGWWNWDPPGAAKHPRVLQGEGEEEPTLTHPTEALPGAGWEEKPDPPPPGAPNNAPHPPPPHFLGRNGKKTGPGWAPAGPPRSSGHPKPPRRTRSGTWGGGGGVGLIYIFFCRFFLGFFFFLVFLLFLRWLRTPRSPPPPNGGTRLRSGPPLPRPRFPPQNQIKPKKTPKQTKREERGKKKIKI, from the exons atggttgggtggtggtggccatgggtgtGGGGTGGTCACGGAGTGGCtggatggtggtggccatgggcgtggggtggccgtggggtggcCGGCCAGGAGTGGCCGTGGCATGGTCCCCGTCGGGCAGCTGACGTCCGCGTCCCTTTCATCAGTGACCGACCTGGAGATCAAGTTCCAGTACCGGGGCCGCCAGGTCTGTGTCCTCACCATCAGCAACCCCCACGGCTGCCGCCTCTTCCACAGCAGCCTGGagcccacgcaggagcaggtGGAGCTCTTCGGGCCGCTGACGCTGGAGCAGGTCCGCTTCCCCGCCACCGACGCCATCCCCAACGAGAAGCAACGGTTCTACACCCACCAGCTGCTGGACGTGCTGGACCGAGGGCTCATCCTGGAGCTGCAGGGCCAGGACATCTACGCCATCCGCCTCTGCCAGTGCAAGGTCTTCTGGACGGGCCCCTGCGCCGCCCACCACGGCGGCCCCAACCCCATCGAGAGGGAGAAGAAGACCaagctcttcagcctggagggctTTCTCAACG GCCTCATCCTGTTCCAGAAGGGGcagaccaccacccccccgcccttcGAGATCTTCTTCTGCTTCGGCGAGGAGTGGCCCGACCAGAAGCCCAAGGAGAAAAAGCTCATCACGGTGCag GTGGTGCCGGTGGCGGCGCGGTTGCTGCTGGAGATGTTCTCGGGCGAGTTGTCCTGGTCGGCCGACAGCATCCCCCTGCAGATCTCCCACCCCGACCTCAAGGACAAGATGGTGGAGCAGTTCAAGGAGCTCCACCAGCTCTGGCAGAACCAGCAGCgcctgccccagcccggccccgcgccctggtccctgccccactgagggtggggggacacgAGGGCCACCACCTtgggctggtggagctgggacCATCCACCACCCATCCcaagctggtggagctggggccACCCATCGCCATCCCTAGCTGGtggagctgggacccccccagcaccgtccccatcctgggctggtggagctggTGCCACCCATTGCCCATCCCAAGCTGGTGGAGCTGGGACCATCCACTGCCCATCCCAAGCTGGTGGAACTGGTGCCACCCAtcgcccatccccatcccaagcTGGTGGAG ctggggccACCCATCGCCCATCCCAAGCTGGtggagctgggaccccccccagcaccgtccccatcctgggctggtggagctggggccACCCATCGCCATCCCGGGCTGGTGGAACTGGGGCCACCCAACGCCGTCCCCATcctgggctggtggagctggggccACCCAttgcccatccccatcccaagctggtggagctggggccACCCATCGCCATCCCAGGCTGGTGGAACTGGGGCCACCCAACACCGTCCCCATCTcaagctggtggagctggggccACCCACCACCCATCCCAAGCTGGTGgaactgggaccccccccggcaccgtcCCCATCCTGGGCTGGTGGAACTGGGACCATCCACTGCCCATCCCAAGCTGGTGGAACTGGTGCCACCCAtcgcccatccccatccccagctggtGGAGCTGGTGCCACCCATCCCCATCCTGGGCTGGTGGAACTGGGACCCCCCCGGCGCGGCCAAGCACCCACGGGTGCtccagggggagggggaggaggagcccACACTCACCCACCCCACGGAGGCTCTGCCgggggctgggtgggaggagaagccggacccccccccccccggagcaccCAAcaacgccccccacccccccccaccccattttttGGGGAGAAACGGCAAGAAAACGGGACCAGGCTGGGCCCCCGCTGGGCCCCCCAGGAGCTCAGGGCACCCGAAGCCCCCGAGAAGAACCAGGtcggggacttggggggggggggggggggtgggtttaatttatatttttttttgcaggttttttttgggtttttttttttttttggtttttttattgttcttgcgATGgctccgcaccccccgctccccccccccacccaacgGAGGGACCCGCCTGCGCTCCGGCCCCCCGCTCCCGcgcccccgcttccccccccaaaaccaaataaaaccaaaaaaaaccccaaaacaaactaaaagagaagaaagagggaaaaaaaaaataaaaatataa
- the TNPO3 gene encoding transportin-3, which yields MEGGGGKPSLQVVYQAVQALYHDPDPTGKERASCWLGELQRSVHAWEISDQLLQIRQDVESCYFAAQTMKMKIQTSFYELPTDSHASLRDSLLSHIQNLKDLSPVIVTQLALAIADLALQMASWKGCVQTLVEKYSNDVTSLPFLLEILTVLPEEVHSRSLRIGANRRTEIIEDLAYYSSTVISLLMTCVEKAGNDEKMLIKIFRCLGSWFNLGVLDSTFMANSKLLSLLFEVLQQDKTSSNLHEAASDCVCSALYAIENVETNLPLALQLFQGVLTLESAYHMAVAREDLDKVLNYCRVFTELCETFLDKIVCTPGQGLGDLRTLELLLICAGHPQYEVVEISFNFWYRLGEHLYKTDDAVIHSIFKAYIQRLLHALARHCQLDSDHEGVPEETDDFGEFRMRVSDLVKDLIFLVGSVECFAQLYATLKDGNPPWEVTEAVLFIMASIAKSVDQENNPTLVEVLEGVVRLPETVHTAVRYTSIELVGEMSEVVDRNPQFLDPVLGYLMKGLCDRRLASAAAKAIHNICSVCRDHMAQHFNGLLEIARSLDSFTLSPEAAVGLLKGTALVLARLPLEKIAECLSELCAVQVMALKKLLSQEPSNGLSSDPTVPLDRLAVIFRHTNPIVENGQIHPCQKVIQEIWPVLSETLNKHSADNRIVERCCRCLRFAVRCVGKGSAALLQPLVTQMVSVYRAHQHSCFLYLGSILVDEYGMEEGCRQGLLDMLQALCIPTFQLLEQPNGLQNHPDTVDDLFRLAARFIQRSPVTLLRSQVMIPILQWAIAATTLDHRDANCSVMKFLRDLIHTGVANDHEEDFEVRKELINQVMNQLGQQLVNQLLHTCCFCLPPYTLPDVAEVLWEIMQIDRPTFCRWLENSLKGLPKETTGGAIQVTHKQLTDFHKQVTSAEECKQVCWALRDFTRLFR from the exons GTCCACGCCTGGGAGATCTCGGACCAGCTGCTGCAGATCCGTCAGGATGTGGAGTCCTGCTACTTCGCGGCGCAGACCATGAAGATGAAGATCCAGACTTCCTTCTACGAACTCCCCACGGACTCCCACGCTTCCTTACGGGACTCTTTGCTCTCCCACATCCAGAACTTGAAAGACCTGTCGCCGGTCATCGTCACTCAG CTTGCTTTAGCAATAGCAGACCTTGCCCTGCAAATGGCTTCTTGGAAAGGCTGTGTACAAACACTGGTTGAAAA GTACAGCAATGACGTTACATCACTGccctttctgctggaaatcctCACGGTGCTGCCAGAAGAGGTTCACAGCCGATCCTTGCGCATCGGAGCCAACCGTCGGACCGAAATCATAGAAGATTTGGCCTATTACTCCAGCACGGTCATCTCTCTGCTG ATGACGTGCGTGGAGAAAGCGGGCAACGATGAGAAGATGCTCATCAAAATCTTCCGGTGCTTGGGGAGCTGGTTCAACCTGGGTGTCCTGGACAGCACCTTCATGGCAAACAGCAAGTTACTGTCACTCCTCTTCGAGGTGCTG CAACAAGACAAGACGTCGTCCAACCTCCACGAAGCGGCTTCGGACTGCGTGTGCTCAGCCCTCTACGCCATCGAGAACGTGGAGACCAACCTTCCCTTGGCCCTGCAGCTTTTCCAGGGCGTCCTCACCCTGGAGAGTGCCTACCACATGGCTGTGGCGCGCGAGGACCTGGACAA GGTGCTCAATTATTGCCGCGTTTTCACCGAGCTGTGCGAGACGTTCCTAGATAAAATCGTCTGTACGCCGGGCCAGGGGCTGGGTGACCTGCGGacgctggagctgctgctgatcTGCGCGGGACACCCGCAGTACGAG GTGGTAGAAATTTCGTTTAACTTCTGGTACCGACTGGGGGAGCACCTCTACAAGACGGACGATGCGGTCATCCACAGCATCTTCAAAGCCTACATCCAGCGCCTTCTCCACGCTCTGGCCAGGCACTGCCAGCTCGACTCGGACCAC GAGGGTGTCCCAGAGGAGACGGATGACTTTGGGGAATTCCGGATGCGGGTCTCGGACCTGGTGAAAGACCTCATCTTCCTGGTGGGATCGGTGGAGTGTTTTGCTCAG CTTTACGCGACCCTGAAGGACGGGAATCCACCCTGGGAGGTGACGGAAGCCGTCCTCTTCATCATGGCCTCCATAGCCAAGAGCGTTGACCA GGAGAACAACCCGACGCTggtggaggtgctggagggggtggTTCGCCTCCCCGAGACGGTGCACACCGCCGTCCGCTACACCAGCATCGAGCTGGTGGGAGAGATGAGCGAGGTGGTGGACAGGAACCCCCAGTTCCTGG ATCCCGTGCTGGGTTATTTGATGAAAGGCCTGTGCGACAGACGACTGGCCTCAGCGGCGGCCAAGGCCATCCACAATATCTGCTCGGTGTGTCGGGACCACATGGCTCAGCACTTTAACGGGCTGCTGGAGATAGCCCGTTCCCTCGACTCCTTCACGCTCTCTCCAGAGGCTGCGGTGGGGCTCCTCAAGG GGACGGCCCTGGTCCTCGCCCGGCTGCCCTTGGAGAAGATCGCGGAATGCCTCAGCGAACTCTGCGCCGTACAAGTGATGGCGCTGAAGAAG CTGCTCTCTCAGGAGCCAAGCAATGGCCTCTCCTCAGACCCTACCGTGCCCCTGGACCGACTCGCCGTCATATTtag ACACACCAACCCCATCGTAGAAAACGGACAGATCCATCCGTGCCAAAAAGTCATTCAGGAA ATCTGGCCTGTGCTGTCAGAGACCCTGAACAAACACAGTGCCGATAACCGCATCGTGGAGCGGTGCTGCCGCTGCCTGCGCTTCGCCGTCCGCTGCGTGGGAAAAGGCTCCGCCGCTTTGCTGCAGCCGCTCGTCACCCAG ATGGTGAGCGTGTACCGGGCGCACCAGCACTCCTGTTTCCTCTACCTGGGCAGCATCTTGGTGGACGAGTACGGCATGGAGGAGGGCTGCCGGCAGGGACTGCTCGACATGCTGCAG GCGCTATGCATACCCACCTTCCAACTCCTGGAGCAGCCCAACGGCCTTCAGAACCACCCGGACACCGTGGACGACCTCTTCCGACTAGCAGCCAG GTTCATCCAGCGCAGCCCCGTCACCTTGCTCCGCAGCCAGGTGATGATCCCCATCCTGCAGTGGGCCATCGCCGCCACCACCCTGGATCACCGGGACGCCAACTGCAGCGTCATGAAGTTCCTGCGCGATCTCATCCACACCGGGGTGGCCAACGAC CACGAGGAGGACTTCGAGGTGCGGAAGGAGCTCATCAACCAGGTGATGAACCAACTGGGCCAGCAGCTCGTCAACCAGCTGCTTCACACGTGCTGCTTCTGCCTCCCGCCCTACACCCTGCCCGACGTCGCCGAGGTGCTCTGGGAGATCATGCAGATCGACCGGCCG ACGTTTTGTCGCTGGCTGGAGAACTCGCTGAAGGGTTTACCAAAGGAAACGACGGGAGGAGCCATCCAGGTGACACACAAACAGCTGACGGACTTCCACAAGCAGGTCACCAG CGCCGAGGAATGTAAGCAGGTCTGCTGGGCCCTGAGGGACTTCACCCGCCTCTTCCGATAG